A region of Myxococcus stipitatus DSM 14675 DNA encodes the following proteins:
- the mglB gene encoding gliding-motility regulator GTPase-activating protein MglB: MGTQLVMYEEEFTKINAVCDRLTKDANAKVVFLVDKNGQLISSAGQTQNIDTTSLASLTAGNVAAMGGLAKLIGENEFPNQFHEGAKDSLYMTIVGSRVVLVVIFDNRTSLGLVRLRIKKASDELTKIFESLVKKTDSPGAGSPFAEISDDDIDNLFSE; the protein is encoded by the coding sequence ATGGGCACGCAACTGGTGATGTACGAAGAGGAGTTCACCAAGATCAACGCCGTTTGCGACCGGCTCACCAAGGACGCGAACGCGAAGGTGGTCTTCCTCGTCGACAAGAACGGGCAGCTCATCTCCTCGGCGGGCCAGACGCAGAACATCGACACCACTTCCCTGGCCTCACTGACGGCCGGCAACGTGGCCGCCATGGGGGGACTCGCCAAGCTGATCGGCGAGAACGAGTTCCCCAACCAGTTCCATGAAGGGGCGAAGGACTCGCTCTACATGACCATCGTCGGCAGCCGGGTGGTGCTGGTCGTCATCTTCGACAACCGCACGAGCCTGGGCCTCGTCCGCCTGCGCATCAAGAAGGCCAGCGACGAGCTCACGAAGATCTTCGAGAGTCTGGTGAAGAAGACGGACAGCCCGGGTGCCGGGTCGCCGTTCGCCGAGATCTCCG
- a CDS encoding protein kinase domain-containing protein has product MVPPRSTQHGSEEAPPPLLRPYGPYVLVRKLAEGGMAEIFLAKLLGADGFERNVVIKRMLPHLSNIPDFVEMFRDEAKLAHPNIIQIQELGFTEGCYYICMEYLAGEDFSTTLRLAGRRRQYLPYPIVLRVLIDSARGLHYAHEFSNESGQPLNVVHRDISPSNLYLTYQGQVKVLDFGIAKAESRLVNTRTGVVKGKYMYMAPEQARGQEVDRRADIFALGVSLYEALTHVRPFSRENDLAVLNALLHNEFKRPRELRSDLPEALEAIVLKAMAPFANDRYATAEAFAQDLEAFLGEHYSGSGTQQLGPFLRSHFGDERFTERTRIPTLASLSAALGVVTQATGLMEAGTNVVGAPASLGAGQTAPTAQAWGTHSPASSSGLVPAVPKTPATENAPPPEPLPSGRSRSWRPMVVGLAAGLVLAGGGLVGYRKLTASEPVRDTVAAPSAPVPVAPPAEVRAQAPAPVTPPEGPEVPAGTVAETAAGQQPPVTGGGAATAVAAQAPVPDDKAAEDDEVKSLKPTPPKKRVSLGMGDIRRVVQKGSSRISSCFTRNREELPASEGKIQVEFSIASTGKVDARVGEPWAGTKVGRCVEVEAERLRFPAHRDETVDVIVPFAWTLK; this is encoded by the coding sequence ATGGTCCCCCCCCGTTCAACACAACACGGCTCCGAGGAAGCTCCGCCGCCCCTCCTGCGCCCCTATGGCCCGTACGTGCTCGTGCGCAAGCTGGCCGAGGGCGGCATGGCGGAGATCTTCCTCGCCAAGCTGCTGGGCGCCGACGGCTTCGAGCGCAACGTCGTCATCAAGCGGATGCTGCCGCACCTGTCCAACATCCCCGACTTCGTGGAGATGTTCCGGGACGAGGCGAAGCTCGCGCACCCGAACATCATCCAGATTCAGGAGCTGGGCTTCACCGAGGGCTGCTACTACATCTGCATGGAGTACCTCGCGGGCGAGGACTTCTCCACGACGCTGCGGCTGGCGGGGCGCAGGCGGCAGTATCTGCCGTACCCCATCGTGCTGCGCGTGCTCATCGACTCGGCGCGCGGGCTGCATTACGCGCACGAGTTCTCCAACGAGAGCGGGCAGCCGCTCAACGTCGTGCACCGCGACATCTCCCCGTCGAACCTGTACCTGACGTACCAGGGGCAGGTGAAGGTGCTGGACTTCGGCATCGCCAAGGCCGAGTCGAGGCTCGTCAACACGCGCACCGGCGTGGTGAAGGGCAAGTACATGTACATGGCCCCGGAGCAGGCGCGGGGACAGGAAGTGGACCGGCGCGCGGACATCTTCGCGCTCGGCGTCAGCTTGTATGAGGCGCTCACGCACGTGCGGCCCTTCTCGCGAGAGAACGACCTCGCGGTGCTCAACGCGCTGCTGCACAACGAGTTCAAGCGTCCGCGAGAGCTGCGCTCCGACCTGCCGGAGGCGCTGGAGGCCATCGTCCTCAAGGCCATGGCGCCCTTCGCGAATGACCGCTACGCCACGGCGGAGGCCTTCGCGCAGGACCTGGAGGCGTTCCTCGGCGAGCACTACAGCGGCTCGGGCACCCAGCAATTGGGGCCGTTCTTGCGCAGCCACTTCGGCGACGAGCGCTTCACCGAGCGCACCCGCATTCCGACGTTGGCCTCGCTCTCCGCGGCCCTGGGCGTCGTGACGCAGGCCACGGGGTTGATGGAGGCGGGGACGAACGTGGTGGGGGCTCCGGCCTCGCTGGGCGCGGGGCAGACGGCTCCCACCGCGCAGGCCTGGGGGACCCACTCGCCCGCGTCGTCGTCGGGGTTGGTGCCCGCGGTCCCGAAGACTCCCGCCACCGAGAATGCGCCGCCTCCCGAGCCGCTGCCCTCGGGGCGTTCGCGGAGCTGGCGTCCGATGGTGGTGGGGCTCGCCGCGGGGTTGGTGCTCGCCGGGGGCGGACTGGTGGGCTATCGCAAGCTCACGGCCTCGGAGCCCGTGAGGGACACGGTGGCCGCGCCTTCAGCGCCAGTGCCCGTGGCTCCGCCCGCGGAGGTTCGCGCGCAGGCGCCGGCGCCCGTGACGCCGCCGGAAGGCCCCGAGGTCCCCGCCGGGACTGTCGCCGAGACGGCGGCGGGGCAGCAGCCCCCCGTGACAGGGGGAGGCGCGGCCACCGCCGTGGCGGCGCAAGCGCCGGTGCCGGACGACAAGGCCGCCGAGGACGATGAGGTGAAGTCACTCAAGCCGACCCCGCCGAAGAAGCGGGTGTCGTTGGGCATGGGAGACATCCGGCGTGTCGTGCAGAAGGGAAGCTCTCGCATCTCCTCCTGCTTCACGCGCAACCGGGAGGAGCTGCCCGCGAGCGAGGGGAAGATTCAGGTGGAGTTCTCCATCGCCTCCACGGGCAAGGTCGACGCACGGGTCGGGGAGCCGTGGGCTGGCACCAAGGTTGGCCGCTGCGTCGAGGTGGAGGCGGAGCGGCTGCGCTTCCCCGCGCATCGCGACGAGACGGTCGACGTGATTGTCCCGTTCGCCTGGACGTTGAAGTAG
- a CDS encoding MSCRAMM family protein has protein sequence MTPPSPLSPILARLAPLLLVLVSVPSARAEEVRERASLRLRYGLAVRNGAQVDVGPGLTYDGFTPNDLAAVGTFWAGSWMGGWAAVQREGFDLKEGSVRITGGSLLRASVGPRVRTYLGPVRAELGAGYGYAQLPVFGTSSEPVLSRGVRHAALVSASVRVPLFSRLAVEARGEVPVSLSASDSAGDKAEAKGFAAGGALLFPLVGSSRWSGTALLDFQHVQDTVTLADGSRSEQRMRRVGAALELAWNDAPPAREFTPPPVEPVRVPVGSVSLQVLDAESGAPLPGARVVLVSGGVESAPRDVDVKGFVEVGELPPGAIVARVSADGYEPVEAQGTVEDGGRVALEVRARKLPPPTGGLKVSVVNASNGVPLPGVRVVVGAAVVRTDLKGEAWVKDLPPGPVSVVASTTGYRTAEEAAVIVAGMETALSVPLALERKGEPATLKGQVRSARGGKPVAATLLIPQAKVKARTDAKGAFAFQVRGGTYRITISARGFLSQSKLVTLKEGEQAIFNVDLFPRQKR, from the coding sequence TTGACGCCCCCAAGCCCCCTGTCCCCCATCCTGGCGCGTCTGGCGCCCTTGCTGTTGGTGCTGGTCAGCGTCCCGTCCGCCCGGGCGGAGGAGGTGCGCGAGCGAGCCTCGCTGCGCCTGCGCTATGGCCTCGCCGTGCGCAATGGTGCACAGGTGGATGTAGGGCCGGGGCTCACCTACGACGGTTTCACACCGAATGATCTGGCCGCGGTGGGGACGTTCTGGGCCGGGTCCTGGATGGGCGGCTGGGCGGCCGTCCAGCGCGAGGGCTTCGACCTGAAGGAGGGCTCGGTGAGGATCACCGGCGGCAGCCTGTTGAGGGCGTCGGTGGGGCCTCGGGTCCGGACATACCTGGGGCCGGTGCGGGCGGAGCTGGGCGCGGGCTACGGCTACGCGCAGCTTCCGGTGTTCGGCACGTCGTCGGAGCCGGTGTTGTCGCGGGGCGTGAGGCACGCGGCGCTGGTGAGCGCGAGCGTGCGGGTGCCGCTCTTCTCGCGGCTGGCCGTGGAGGCGCGGGGCGAGGTGCCGGTGTCGCTGTCGGCGAGCGACTCGGCGGGGGACAAGGCGGAGGCGAAGGGGTTCGCCGCGGGAGGCGCGCTGCTCTTTCCGCTCGTGGGTTCGTCGCGGTGGTCTGGCACCGCGCTGTTGGACTTCCAGCATGTGCAGGACACGGTGACGCTGGCGGATGGGAGCCGGTCCGAGCAGCGCATGCGCCGGGTGGGCGCCGCGCTGGAGCTGGCCTGGAATGATGCGCCACCAGCCCGTGAGTTCACGCCGCCGCCGGTCGAGCCCGTGCGGGTGCCGGTGGGCTCGGTGTCGCTCCAGGTGCTGGACGCGGAGTCGGGCGCGCCGCTGCCGGGGGCGCGGGTGGTGCTGGTGTCGGGCGGCGTCGAGAGCGCGCCACGAGACGTGGACGTGAAGGGCTTCGTGGAGGTGGGGGAACTGCCTCCGGGCGCCATCGTCGCGCGGGTGAGCGCGGACGGCTACGAGCCCGTCGAGGCCCAGGGCACGGTCGAGGACGGCGGGCGGGTGGCGCTGGAGGTCCGGGCGCGCAAGCTGCCGCCGCCCACGGGCGGGCTGAAGGTGTCGGTGGTGAACGCGTCGAACGGCGTGCCGCTGCCGGGTGTCCGCGTGGTGGTGGGCGCCGCGGTGGTGCGCACGGACTTGAAGGGTGAGGCCTGGGTGAAGGACCTGCCTCCGGGGCCGGTGTCGGTGGTGGCGAGCACCACGGGATATCGGACGGCGGAAGAGGCGGCCGTCATCGTCGCGGGGATGGAGACGGCGCTGTCGGTGCCCCTCGCGCTGGAGCGCAAGGGGGAGCCCGCGACGCTCAAGGGACAGGTGCGCAGCGCTCGCGGGGGCAAGCCCGTCGCCGCCACGCTGCTCATCCCGCAGGCCAAGGTGAAGGCGCGCACGGATGCGAAGGGGGCGTTCGCCTTCCAGGTTCGTGGCGGCACCTACCGCATCACCATCTCCGCTCGGGGCTTCCTGTCCCAGTCGAAGCTCGTCACCTTGAAGGAGGGCGAGCAGGCCATCTTCAACGTCGATCTCTTCCCGAGGCAGAAACGGTGA
- a CDS encoding FecR domain-containing protein — protein sequence MSNTRPWLLVLLLVASACDKDAATPPPTAPDAAPVADVGATVELARLEGLTGEVMVERGGKKLPAQEGPLYSGDAVETGTSGAATMRFADGRSVEVGADARVGLGEKSGEVVLTVERGIVLTRVPARAPGTPVSGKKVALTLLTPFGLTRVGSEPSEVSVQVGKDFGRVEVKLGAIEFVDKEGHQLRASEGDAVSVSAGKAELLLRGSRVIELEPIQVTVRVGSGRAELKAKDAKRWRAMRAEGDVLAPGDGIRTRPGASVEMSLQGSSSRLSLGPSAEMVLEGAAQGGTRDEARMELKQGGLGVQLAKGRESRVVLPGLTLEGDGASRVAVRRTASGYLVDAQTGQLTLVRGNVRQPLRAGERATVTGDSGAAVIEALAPAMLMLKEGDGTEVYHQGLPEVAFGWEKAGEATVEVALDEAFTEPLVSGTVFQPFVNVTAPARGLLYWRVRGKDGQDVAKGSATFAPERLGRDLDRVRNVVPEGLEKTTIFYQDKPPAVTFTYGEEASAAKYRVAVYRVGALEKVVAERTVAEARAALDAGALGEGSYLWSVTPLSETGEQLKGGRMNKLELVYDNSVPLLLVSQPRNGQASAAKVRATGVAPVNARVSINGRPVALDAKHRFDTWAEPVGSPPMLMFKMSRPGAPDIHTVRTLRQRGL from the coding sequence GTGAGCAACACGCGTCCCTGGCTCCTGGTCCTTCTCCTCGTCGCTTCAGCGTGTGACAAGGACGCGGCCACTCCACCTCCCACTGCTCCGGACGCGGCCCCCGTCGCCGACGTGGGGGCCACCGTCGAGCTGGCCCGTTTGGAAGGGCTCACGGGCGAGGTGATGGTGGAGCGCGGAGGCAAGAAGCTCCCCGCCCAGGAAGGCCCGCTCTACTCGGGTGACGCGGTGGAGACGGGCACCTCGGGCGCGGCGACGATGCGCTTCGCGGATGGGCGCTCGGTCGAGGTGGGGGCCGACGCACGCGTGGGCCTGGGCGAGAAGTCCGGGGAAGTGGTGCTCACGGTGGAGCGAGGCATCGTGCTGACGCGGGTCCCCGCGCGTGCGCCCGGGACTCCCGTGAGCGGCAAGAAGGTGGCGCTGACGCTGCTGACGCCCTTCGGCCTCACCCGCGTGGGCTCCGAGCCCAGCGAGGTGAGCGTGCAGGTGGGGAAGGACTTCGGCCGCGTCGAGGTGAAGCTGGGGGCCATCGAGTTCGTCGACAAGGAGGGGCACCAGTTGCGCGCGTCGGAAGGCGACGCGGTGTCGGTGTCCGCGGGCAAGGCGGAGCTGTTGCTGCGAGGCTCTCGCGTGATCGAGCTGGAGCCCATCCAAGTGACGGTGCGCGTGGGCTCGGGGCGCGCGGAGCTCAAGGCCAAGGATGCGAAGCGCTGGCGGGCGATGCGCGCGGAAGGCGATGTGCTCGCGCCGGGAGATGGGATTCGCACGCGCCCGGGCGCGTCGGTGGAGATGTCGCTGCAGGGCTCGTCCTCGCGGCTGTCCCTTGGCCCCTCGGCGGAGATGGTCCTGGAGGGCGCCGCGCAGGGAGGCACTCGCGACGAGGCGCGCATGGAGCTGAAGCAGGGCGGGCTTGGCGTGCAACTGGCGAAGGGACGCGAGAGCCGCGTGGTGCTGCCGGGGCTCACGCTGGAGGGCGACGGTGCGTCGAGGGTCGCGGTGCGACGCACGGCCTCCGGCTACCTGGTGGACGCGCAGACGGGACAGCTGACGTTGGTGCGAGGCAACGTGCGTCAGCCGCTGCGCGCGGGGGAGCGCGCCACGGTGACGGGGGACTCGGGCGCGGCGGTCATCGAGGCGCTCGCTCCGGCGATGCTGATGCTGAAGGAGGGCGACGGCACGGAGGTGTACCACCAGGGCCTGCCCGAGGTGGCGTTCGGCTGGGAGAAGGCGGGAGAGGCGACGGTGGAGGTGGCGCTGGATGAGGCCTTCACCGAGCCCCTCGTGTCCGGCACGGTGTTCCAGCCCTTCGTCAACGTGACGGCGCCCGCGCGAGGACTCCTGTACTGGCGGGTGCGTGGCAAGGACGGCCAGGACGTGGCGAAGGGGAGCGCGACGTTTGCTCCGGAGCGGCTGGGCCGGGACCTGGACCGGGTTCGCAACGTGGTGCCAGAGGGGCTGGAGAAGACGACCATCTTCTACCAAGACAAACCTCCCGCGGTGACGTTCACCTATGGTGAGGAGGCCTCCGCGGCGAAGTACCGGGTGGCGGTGTACCGGGTGGGGGCACTGGAGAAGGTGGTGGCGGAGCGCACGGTGGCGGAGGCGCGGGCGGCGCTGGACGCGGGCGCGCTGGGCGAGGGCAGCTACCTCTGGTCCGTGACGCCGCTGTCGGAGACGGGTGAACAGCTCAAGGGTGGGCGGATGAACAAGCTGGAGCTGGTCTACGACAACTCGGTGCCGCTGCTGCTGGTGTCGCAGCCTCGCAACGGCCAGGCCTCGGCGGCCAAGGTGCGGGCCACGGGGGTTGCTCCGGTGAATGCGCGGGTGTCCATCAATGGACGTCCCGTGGCGCTGGATGCGAAGCACCGCTTCGATACGTGGGCGGAGCCGGTGGGCTCGCCTCCCATGTTGATGTTCAAGATGTCGCGTCCCGGTGCTCCGGATATCCACACGGTGCGCACCCTGAGACAGCGAGGGCTCTGA